The sequence CTTGTCTAGAGTTTTTCTAGCTGCTTCAGCTACATCAACCATAGCTTGAGCGCCACCATATGTATTTACACCACCGGCTTGAGCAGCTGTACCATACACTGCCGAGAATCCGCCATTGAAAAATCCCATTGCTTTAGCTGTTTCAAAACTAATTGTTCCACTATTCATATATTTTAAATTTACAGAAGCTTGAGCATAACCAGTTGATGCATTAGCAGCGGTTATCATAGCGTCACCAGCAGTAAAACCAGATACTAAGGATATACCACCTAAACCAACTTTAATATCTCTAGCATCTTGGCGAATAAATGTGATTTGACCTAAATAAACCGTACCAGCCGAATGCGCATCTCCAGCTAATGAAGCACCCGTTTTAGCGCTAAATACAGTATTAGCACCAGTAGATGTTGAACCAAGTCTAATAGCTCTACCATCTTTAGCAGCTAAAACTAGATGACCATTTTCTAGGCTTGCTTCTACTCCGGTTTCATCTTTTTTAGCGTTAATTGCTGCAGTTAAAGCATTGTCAGAATCATTAGCTTTTACGGTAATATTACCGATTTTTACGCCATTAATCATAAAATCTTTAATTGTACCAGCAGCAACTACGCCAAAAATTTGAGTATTATTAACTTCAGCTCTTATACCAGTTTTATCTGATACACCATTCATCATCTCAGCTACAGCTTTTAAACCATCTGTTTGTAATGTTTTTGCGCTAATAGTTTGAAATACATAACCACCCGGATATCCATCGATTCCACTAAGTTTTACAACTGCATCTTCCATTTGAGAAATATTAGAAGCTACCACATTTTTTAGCGTCTCAAACCTAGTATGTCCTATAGTATTTGAGTTTGTAGCACCTATGCTTACTTTAGCTGTTTCATTACTATAAGCACCTATTTGGAAGTTTTTGTTTGAAAAATTTCCATTTAGTAGTTGTTGGCCATTAAAGCTTGTAGTAGTAGCTATCATATCTAGTTCTTCAAGAAGTCTGCTAATATCATTTTGAAGAGCTCTTCTAGAATCAGCATTTTGACCATCTTGTGCTGCTTGGATAGCTTTAGTTTTAATAGTATCAAGTATTTTAATCTGTTCATCCATAGCTTTATCTGCAGTTTGAACAATACCAATTGCATCATTACCATTAGATATAGCTTGACCTAAAGAGCTAGCTTGGCTTTTTAGTGAATCAGCAATAACAAGACCTGATGCATCATCAGCTGCTGTTTGAATTCTAAGACCTGAGCTTAGGCGACCAAGTGAGCTAGTAAGCTCTCTATCTGTGATTTGTGAGTTTGCGTGAGCATTCATCGCTGCGATGTTAGTATTTATTCTAAAGCTCATAACTTTTCCTTTGTGTTAATATTTCCCTATAAAACTTAAATCCATTTAGGGTGTGTTTTTATTATATCGAACCAAATATTAAAAAGTTTATATATGGGGGGGGGATTTTGATAAATTTGAAGAAAATATTGCAAATTTTTTAATAAATTTGAGAAATTTATAAAATTTAGATTAGATATTGTAGATTTAGGCTAAGTGATTTTATAATTTTTAGAGTGGAATTTAGATTGGATTGGATGAAATATTAAATATTATGGGGGTGTAATTTATTTGAGGGGATGGAGTAAAAATATATTAAAAAAGAAACTTTGAATTGAATTTATGCTAAAATTTGAAAATTTAACCATTTTAAGGATATTTATGCAAGTTTCAAAATATAACGCAAGCGGTAATGATTTTGTTATTTTCCAAGCCATTGATAATGCTAAATTTGCTGCAAGTAACCGCTCGGAACTAGCTGTGCGTCTTTGCGATAGATTTAGCGGAGTTGGCGCAGATGGAATGATTATTATCAAACAATCAAATAATCAGTGTGATTTTGCGTGGGAGTTTTACAATAGCGATGGAAGCATAGCAGCAATGTGTGGCAACGGTAGTAGGGCTGCTGCACTTTATGCATATAAAAACCAAATTTGTGATGCTGTTTGTACCTTTGAAACTGGTGCTGGAATTATTGGCGCTACCATTGCAAAAGACCATGTCGAAGTCGCTCTAAGCGAGCCAAAAAAGTTAAGCGAACCATTTACTCAAATGGGATTAGAATGGAACTTTTATAATACTGGAGTGCCGCATTTAGTAAGCTTTGTGGATGATTTGGATAAATTTGATCTAGAAATTTGCAAAACTATGCGCCAACAATATAACGCAAATGTAAATTATGCCAAATTTGATGGCCAAAGACTATTAGTGCGTACCTTTGAGCGTGGTGTTGAAAATGAGACAAATGCCTGTGGCACTGGAATGGCAGCTTCGTTTTTTACTGGATTTGAGCGATTTGGACTAAATGATAAAATAGAAGTTATGCCAAGAAGCGGTGAGATTTTAAATCTTAGATTTGATGGAGAGACTATCCATTTTGGTGGAAAAGTAAGCCATATTTTTGATACGGCAATATATTAGAAATTTAGATAAATTTAAGTAAAATTAGCCAAAATGCAAAGGATGAAATTGAAAAATATAAGAGTAGCTCACTCACCAGATGCTGATGATATCTTTATGTATAGCGCTATAAATTTAGGCTGGGTTGGTAGTGATATTTTGCAGTTTAGCTCTAAAGCTGATGATATAGAGACGCTTAATCAAGCAGCTTTGCGTGGCGAATTTGATGCTACGGCCATTAGTTTTGCTCTTTATCCATTTATAGTTAAAGATTATGCTTTACTACGAACAGCAGTAAGCTTTGGCAATGGATACGGCCCAAAGCTAATTAAGAAAAAACATACAACTCTAAAGCCAAATTTCAAAGTCGCACTAAGCGGACAATACACCACAAATGCTCTACTTTTTAAAATCGCCTATCCAAAGGCTAGGATAGTTTATAAGAATTTCTTAGATATCGAAAATGCTGTACTAAGCGGTGAAGTTGATGCTGGCGTGCTAATTCATGAGAGTATTCTTAGCTTTAGTGATGAACTATGCGTAGAGCGTGAAATTTGGGATATTTGGTGTGAACTTAGAGGCGATGATAGTCTGCCATTACCACTTGGTGGTATGGCCCTTAGACGCAGTCTGCCGCTAAGTGATGCTATAGAGTGCGAATCGGTACTGACAAAGGCCGTACAAATCGCACACGATAATAAAAAAATATTAAGCTCTATGTTACTAGAGCGTAAGCTAGTGCGTGTAGATGATACAAGTTTGCAAAAGTATCTAGGGCTTTATGCAAATGCTGAATCTATCAGTATGAGCGATCTTCAGCTGCGTGCAGTAGATAGGCTTTTTGAAATCGGATATGAGAATGGGGTTTATTCAAATTTAATCAAATCTCAGCCAAATCTCATACCAACTGAGTATCTAAATAGTAGGAATAGCTAATGCAAGGCGATCTAATCGGTCTAGGCGTTGAGACCTTTAAACTAGCACTAATGATTAGTCTGCCTATGCTTATGGCTGGATTGGTAGCTGGTTTGCTAATTAGCATTTTTCAAGCTACTACACAGATTAACGAGATGACGCTAAGCTTTGTACCAAAGATAATTTTGGTTGTGGTGGTAATAATCTTTTTAATGCCGTGGATGATGGGGCAAATGATTGATTTTACTGAACGAATATTAAATATGATACCAACATTTATCCAATGAAAATTGATTTTAGTAAGTACAGCTCAGTGCGCATTGGTGGGATTTTTGATGTAGAAGTGCTAGATAAAATGCGTGAATTTGATGGAGTGATAATTGGCGGAGCAAATAATTTGCTAATCTCACCAAATCCACCTAAAATGGGGATTTTAGGAAGCGAATTTGACTATATCAAACTAGAAAATGGCGTACTAAAAATTGGCGCTAAAACTCCAAGCTCAAAAATATATAAATTTACTAAAGATAACAATATTGGCGGCTTTGAATTTGCTAAAAAAATTCCTGGAACCATTGGTGGAATGATAAAGATGAATGCTGGAGTAAAAGAGTATGAGATTTCAAATTTGCTCTTAAATATCACAACATCTAAAGGAGTAACACTAGCTAATGAGTGTGAATTTAGCTACCGCCACTCAAATATTGATGGAGTGATATTTGAGGCTAGTTTTAAAATTATACGTGAATTTGATGAAGTTCTAAGCAATAAACTCAATCAAAAGCGCTCCAATCAGCCAAAAGGCGCGAGCTTTGGCTCATGCTTTGCCAATCCTGCTGGCGATCATGCTGGGCGACTTTTAGAGGCTGCTGGAATGAAAGGCTATAGGAGCGGCGGATGCGGCTTTAGCGAAATTCATGCAAATTTTTTAATCAATTATGGCAATGGAAGCTTTAATGATGCAATAGAGTTGATAAATTTAGCCAAAAACCGTGTAGCTGAGCTTTTTGGTATAGAGTTGCGTTGCGAGGTTGTGATCTTATAGGATTAATGGTTTTTAGATATTTTAGTAGTATTTAGAGTATTATTTTTGTATTTTTAGTAATTTTTATCAACTACCCTAATTTATAAATCCATTTTAATTGATAATATAAAAAACTTGATATATTGTATATAAACCCTCGCAATGGCTAAGCATTGCGAGTAAATTTAAGCTATTAAAGATTTAAATTTAAGCTACTGTAGTAGTCTTAATATATTTTGTTGGACAGCATTTGCCTGACTCATAGCGTAGCTTCCACTTTGGGCTAGTATGTTAAATTTAGAGAAGTTTGCACTCTCGCTAGCAAAGTCTACATCTCTTATTTGAGATTTGGCTGATTTTACATTTACTTGAGTAACTGTAATATTATTTATAGTAGCTACTAATTGATTTTGTACTGAACCTAGGTCAGCTCTTAGCTTGTCTAGAGTTTTTCTAGCTGCTTCAGCTACATCAACCATAGCTTGAGCGCCACCATAAGTATTTACGCCACCGGCTTGGTCTGTCATTTGACCTGCATTAGAGGCTCCGCCATTAAAAAATCCCATTGCTTTAGCAATTGTAGCACTAATTGTACCAGAGTTCATATATTTTAAATTCACTGAAGCTTGATTATAAGTAGCCGATGCGATTGAAGCTTCGGTAATAGCTGCAGCCGTCATACCACTAATAGCTGACATACCATTTAAACCCACTTTAATATCTCTAGCATCTTGGCGAACAAATGTGATTTGACCCATTAACACAGTGCCAAGAGAAGCATTTGCACTACCACCACCTGCAGAAGCACCTGACAATCTACCGCCTAAAGCTGTATAGCTGTTTGAAAAAGTACCAATTCTTATAGCTCTACCATCTTTAGCAGCTAAAACTAATCTACCGTTATCTAGACTTGCTTCTACTCCGGTTTCATCTTTTTTAGCGTTAATTGCTGCAGTTAAAGCATTGTCAGAATCATTAGCTTTTACGGTAATATTACCGATTTTTACGCCATTAATCATAAAATCTTTAATTGTACCAGTAGCAACCACGCCAAAAATTTGAGTATTATTAACTTCAACTCTTACACCAGTTTTATCGTTTACACCATTCATCATTTCAGCTTACATCATTACCATTAGATATGGCTTGATCTAAAGAGCTAGAGAGTAAAAATATCTATTGTGATTGATTTAAATGAATATATAAAAATAAATTAAAAGCCTAGCTAGCAAATGCTAGCTAGATAGAGTTATTTAAGAGTTGAAATATAGTTGCTTACAGCTTCCATATCAGCATCGCTTAAAGTAGCCATTTGGCCTTTCATGATAGCGCCCATGCCGATTTTGCCTTTACCATCATTTAGGGCACCAGCTTTATAAGCTTTCATATCAGCTAATCTTTGAGCTGGATCTGTATCAACTAGAGCTGGAACTTTATTTAGATATTTTTTTTCAGCTTTAGCACCATGGCAAACTGCACATTTTTTGTAAATGTCAGCACCATCAGCAGCGAATGCGCCAACACAGGTTAATGCAACTAATAGAACTATTTTTTTCATTTTATATCCTTTTTTGAGAGATTTTAAAAGAGTATTATAGTGGCAATATTCTGAATTTTAGATTAAATACTAGAATTAAATTTTTAATTTTTAGTTAGCGATTATTGGATAAATTCATCTATATTAAGTGAATTTAAACTAAAAATAGATAAAATCAACCTATGGAAAAGATTAAAGCACTATTTTTAGATCGTGACGGGGTGATAAATAAAGATCCTGGTTATGTTTATCGTATAGAAGATTTTGAGTTTATGCCTGGAATTTTTGAGGCTTTGGCTGGATTTATGATGCTTGGATATGAGATTTTTGTAGTTACAAATCAATCTGGAATTGGTAGGGGATATTATAGTGAAGATGATTTTGCAAAGCTTAGCAAGTATATGATTGATGAGTTTAAATCTTATGGTATTGAGATTAAAAAAATATACCATTGCCCTCACACTCCAAGCGATGATTGTAATTGCAGAAAGCCTAAACCTGGAATGATATTGCAGGCTTTAGATGAATTTAATATTAGTTTAAAAGATTCATTAATGATAGGAGATAAGCCAAGCGATTTAGAATCAGCACGAAGAGCTGGAGTAGAAAAAGGCTATTTAATCGGCGATGAATTTAAAAGCGTATTAGAAGTTTTAGAGCATATAAAAGGACAAAAATGAAGATATTAATAACTGGTGGAGCTGGATTTATAGGATCAAATTTGGCTAAATATTTTATGGATAAACATGAGGTTTTAGTAGTGGATAAATTTCGCTCTAATGAGACTTTTAGCAATGGAAATTTAAAAAGCTTTGGTCATTATAAAAATTTGATCGGCTTTAAAGGCCAAATTCATTGCGGAGATATATGCGATAGAGATACTATTAAAAAGATGAGAGAGTTTAAGCCCGATGTGATATATCATGAGGCTGCTATCTCTGATACTACGGTGGCTGAACAAGATGAGATAATGAGGGTGAATTTAAATTCATTTAAAGATATTATTGATATTGCTTATGAAAATGGCTCAAAGCTAATATATGCTAGTAGCGGTGCTACATATGGAGATGCACCAAGCCCACAAAGTGTAGGCAAAGGCGAAAATCCTGGTAATGTATATGGATTTTCAAAGCTTATGATGGATGAAATGGGGCGTGAATTTAATGCTAAAACTGGACTTCATATTGTAGGGCTTAGATATTTTAATGTATATGGTGATGGGGAATTTTATAAAAACAAAACCGCATCTATGGTATTGCAGTTTGGGCTTCAAATTTTAAGTGGAAAAGCACCAAGGCTTTTTGAAGGTAGCGATAAGATAAAAAGAGATTTTATATATATACAAGATATAATCTTAGCCAATGAACTAGCTATAAATGGAGATAGTGGAGTCTATAATGTTGGCACTGGCAATGCTAGAAGTTTTCAAGATATTGCTGATATTTTACAGCGTGAGATTGGCGTAAATTTAGGTAATGAGTATATTGCTAATCCATTTGCATCACAGTATCAATTCTTTACACAAGCTGATATTGAGCCTACAAGAACTGGATTAAAATATGAGCCTAGGTGGAGCTTAGAAGATGCTATAAAAGACTATCTACCAGCAATAAAAAGAATTTATAATAGTGAGTTTAAATAATGGCTAAGGTTTTAGTAGTTGGGGATTTAATGATTGATCACTATATCTGGGGTAGTTGTGATCGCATTAGTCCAGAGGCTCCAGTGCAAGTAGTAAATATCAAAAATGAAACTAAAAGGCTTGGCGGCTGTGGTAATGTAGTATCAAATTTGATCGCTCTTGGTGCAGAAGTAGGCGTAGTAAGTGTAGTTGGCGATGATGATTTAGGTAAAGAAATTTTAGAGCTTTTAGATGCTCGTGGAGCTAAGGCTGAGTTAGTTCTATCTCAAAGTGGAAGAAAATCTAGCCAAAAAAGTCGTATAATGGTATCACATCAGCAAGTAATTAGGCTAGATACTGAGAGTATAAGTGATATAAATTGTGCTGATGAGATTGTCAATAAATTTGCAGATATTTTAGCTAGTTATGATATTGTTTTGCTAAGTGATTATGGTAAGGGTGTATTGAGTAATTACTTAACCAAGCAGATAATATCAATTGCTAAAAATAATCATAAGATGGTATTAGTAGATCCAAAGGGTAAGGATTATAGTAAATATAAAGGTGCGACACTTTTAACCCCAAATAAAAAAGAAGCAAGCGAGGCGTTAGGATTTTCTATAGATAGCGATGAAAACTTGGAATTGGCTTTAAAAAGTATGAAATTAAACTATGAATTAGAGTACTCTTTAATCACTCTTAGCGAAGATGGGATTGGGCTTTTAAGCGATGAGGTTAAGAAATTTCCAGCTCTTGCTAAAGAGGTTTTTGATGTAACCGGTGCTGGTGATAGCGTACTAGCTACTTTGGGTTATTGCTTAGCTAGCAAGATGAGCATAGAAGAGGCGATAGATAATGCAAATTTGGCCGCAGCAGTAGTTGTAGGTAAGGTAGGAAGTGCAGATGCAAGCTGGGGCGAAATAGAGAATCTAAAGAGTAAAAAAATTGGTTTTGAGCGTAAAATTGTCAAACTTGATGAGCTTTTAAAGGTTGATAGAAGTGGTAAAACTTTAGTATTTACCAATGGTTGCTTTGATATTATGCATATTGGTCATATCAGCTACTTACAAAAGGCTAAAATGCTTGGCGATATATTAGTAGTAGGATTAAATTCAGATAATTCAGTAAGAGAGTTAAAAGGCAAAGATAGGCCAGTAAATGTGCAATATGATAGGGCTGCGATGTTGTGTGCGATGGAGTTTGTCGATTTTGTCGTGAT is a genomic window of Campylobacter devanensis containing:
- a CDS encoding flagellin B, with translation MSFRINTNIAAMNAHANSQITDRELTSSLGRLSSGLRIQTAADDASGLVIADSLKSQASSLGQAISNGNDAIGIVQTADKAMDEQIKILDTIKTKAIQAAQDGQNADSRRALQNDISRLLEELDMIATTTSFNGQQLLNGNFSNKNFQIGAYSNETAKVSIGATNSNTIGHTRFETLKNVVASNISQMEDAVVKLSGIDGYPGGYVFQTISAKTLQTDGLKAVAEMMNGVSDKTGIRAEVNNTQIFGVVAAGTIKDFMINGVKIGNITVKANDSDNALTAAINAKKDETGVEASLENGHLVLAAKDGRAIRLGSTSTGANTVFSAKTGASLAGDAHSAGTVYLGQITFIRQDARDIKVGLGGISLVSGFTAGDAMITAANASTGYAQASVNLKYMNSGTISFETAKAMGFFNGGFSAVYGTAAQAGGVNTYGGAQAMVDVAEAARKTLDKLRADLGSVQNQLVATINNITVTQVNVKSAESQIRDVDFASESANFSKFNILAQSGSYAMSQANAVQQNILRLLQ
- the dapF gene encoding diaminopimelate epimerase, with the translated sequence MQVSKYNASGNDFVIFQAIDNAKFAASNRSELAVRLCDRFSGVGADGMIIIKQSNNQCDFAWEFYNSDGSIAAMCGNGSRAAALYAYKNQICDAVCTFETGAGIIGATIAKDHVEVALSEPKKLSEPFTQMGLEWNFYNTGVPHLVSFVDDLDKFDLEICKTMRQQYNANVNYAKFDGQRLLVRTFERGVENETNACGTGMAASFFTGFERFGLNDKIEVMPRSGEILNLRFDGETIHFGGKVSHIFDTAIY
- a CDS encoding menaquinone biosynthesis family protein, with translation MKLKNIRVAHSPDADDIFMYSAINLGWVGSDILQFSSKADDIETLNQAALRGEFDATAISFALYPFIVKDYALLRTAVSFGNGYGPKLIKKKHTTLKPNFKVALSGQYTTNALLFKIAYPKARIVYKNFLDIENAVLSGEVDAGVLIHESILSFSDELCVEREIWDIWCELRGDDSLPLPLGGMALRRSLPLSDAIECESVLTKAVQIAHDNKKILSSMLLERKLVRVDDTSLQKYLGLYANAESISMSDLQLRAVDRLFEIGYENGVYSNLIKSQPNLIPTEYLNSRNS
- the fliQ gene encoding flagellar biosynthesis protein FliQ encodes the protein MQGDLIGLGVETFKLALMISLPMLMAGLVAGLLISIFQATTQINEMTLSFVPKIILVVVVIIFLMPWMMGQMIDFTERILNMIPTFIQ
- a CDS encoding UDP-N-acetylmuramate dehydrogenase, with the protein product MKIDFSKYSSVRIGGIFDVEVLDKMREFDGVIIGGANNLLISPNPPKMGILGSEFDYIKLENGVLKIGAKTPSSKIYKFTKDNNIGGFEFAKKIPGTIGGMIKMNAGVKEYEISNLLLNITTSKGVTLANECEFSYRHSNIDGVIFEASFKIIREFDEVLSNKLNQKRSNQPKGASFGSCFANPAGDHAGRLLEAAGMKGYRSGGCGFSEIHANFLINYGNGSFNDAIELINLAKNRVAELFGIELRCEVVIL
- a CDS encoding c-type cytochrome, with the translated sequence MKKIVLLVALTCVGAFAADGADIYKKCAVCHGAKAEKKYLNKVPALVDTDPAQRLADMKAYKAGALNDGKGKIGMGAIMKGQMATLSDADMEAVSNYISTLK
- the gmhB gene encoding D-glycero-beta-D-manno-heptose 1,7-bisphosphate 7-phosphatase, which produces MEKIKALFLDRDGVINKDPGYVYRIEDFEFMPGIFEALAGFMMLGYEIFVVTNQSGIGRGYYSEDDFAKLSKYMIDEFKSYGIEIKKIYHCPHTPSDDCNCRKPKPGMILQALDEFNISLKDSLMIGDKPSDLESARRAGVEKGYLIGDEFKSVLEVLEHIKGQK
- the rfaD gene encoding ADP-glyceromanno-heptose 6-epimerase, with translation MKILITGGAGFIGSNLAKYFMDKHEVLVVDKFRSNETFSNGNLKSFGHYKNLIGFKGQIHCGDICDRDTIKKMREFKPDVIYHEAAISDTTVAEQDEIMRVNLNSFKDIIDIAYENGSKLIYASSGATYGDAPSPQSVGKGENPGNVYGFSKLMMDEMGREFNAKTGLHIVGLRYFNVYGDGEFYKNKTASMVLQFGLQILSGKAPRLFEGSDKIKRDFIYIQDIILANELAINGDSGVYNVGTGNARSFQDIADILQREIGVNLGNEYIANPFASQYQFFTQADIEPTRTGLKYEPRWSLEDAIKDYLPAIKRIYNSEFK
- the rfaE1 gene encoding D-glycero-beta-D-manno-heptose-7-phosphate kinase; the encoded protein is MAKVLVVGDLMIDHYIWGSCDRISPEAPVQVVNIKNETKRLGGCGNVVSNLIALGAEVGVVSVVGDDDLGKEILELLDARGAKAELVLSQSGRKSSQKSRIMVSHQQVIRLDTESISDINCADEIVNKFADILASYDIVLLSDYGKGVLSNYLTKQIISIAKNNHKMVLVDPKGKDYSKYKGATLLTPNKKEASEALGFSIDSDENLELALKSMKLNYELEYSLITLSEDGIGLLSDEVKKFPALAKEVFDVTGAGDSVLATLGYCLASKMSIEEAIDNANLAAAVVVGKVGSADASWGEIENLKSKKIGFERKIVKLDELLKVDRSGKTLVFTNGCFDIMHIGHISYLQKAKMLGDILVVGLNSDNSVRELKGKDRPVNVQYDRAAMLCAMEFVDFVVIFDELTPHELIKAIKPDILVKGADYKDKEIVGSEFAKRVELIEFIEGKSTTKIIEKIKK